The genomic window GGACGTTGATGGCATACTTGGCTGCCTTTGGCGGTTTGCCGTACATGGCGTAGTTTGCAAGCGTATGCCTAAACTTTTTATCGTTGGGGATCTCTTGAGGGTATTTGCTCGCGAAAGATGCGCATGCTTTGAGGGTCTCGACCATGATGGGATCATTGGCCTTGTTTGCGCCAGGTGCCTCGTCCTGCAGGTCCTTGCATAGGGATCCGATGTGAGTCTTGAACAAAGTAGGGTTCTTTTGCGAGATCTCGTTGAGAATCTCGTGCGCGATCCCTGCAAGTCCATCCTGGTTCGTCTTGGAGTACTCGAGAAATGTGGACAAATGGCTCTTGTTGAAGGTGATAGAACCAGACCAGTAAAGCAGAGGCAAAAGAGAGTCCAAGACAGCGGGGTTCTGGGACTGTTGGCGCTTTACCAACTCCCTCAAAGCCCTGTGCATCGTCTTGTAGTCAGACTCATGGCTGATGACGTAGCGTATCAGCTGGTAAGCACGGCGGTCGTTGGCTTTTGCGAACTTGCCCAGATCCTGCCGAACCTTCAGTTGGTCAGGATAGAACTGGGCCAGGTACGTAATGAGACTATTAAGTGTTTCTGCCGCCCTTTTCCCATCTGCTCCACTCGCTTCGCCTCCGTTGTTCAGCTCACAGACCTTGAGGAACTTCTCAGTCTTGTCGGCAAACTGCGGCTGACGGTTCGACAAGGCGAAGAAAGCCTTCTTGTTCACCGAATCGAGGGAGTTGGCCAGGAGCAGGATCCTGTGCGCCCTGATGGCATCCGCGTCAAAAGGTGTCGAGGAACTCCCCTGTGATTGTGATCCTCCGTTGGCTGACTTGGATGACTTCTTTGGCTGGTGCGGGAAAGTGAGTGGGACAAGGTACTCGAACCTGACCCGTTCCCTGAGAAGGTTCAATTCCGGGTCATTCGCGTACATGGTATTGAAAACCTTGTTCGGAATACCCGCTAAAGGAGCAACGGCTTCCATATTTGAGACAAGCTCCCCAGTGCTTGCGGCCCAGAGCTTCCCGAGAAGCACCATAGCTTCAACTCGGATAGGATGCTTGCGGTCACGAATTCGATCTGCCAACGCACAAAGAACGGATCCCTTTTGGTCTACTCCCCCTTTCGGTGCAAGTTTGGTAACGATATCGCGGAAGCTGAAGCACTCGACTGCCTTGACACCAGCAAGTCGGACTCTTTCATCGCTGTCGTTCAGCTTTTCTTCCAGGCCCTTGATCAGAACAGCTTCTTCATCCCGGCTCAGGCCCACTCCACCTGCAGATGTCGCTAGAATGTAACCGACTGCCGTTGTCCACGCCGCGCGGATGGCAGCAGACTTGTCCTGTTTTCTGTTGACGAAGTTGTGGTATATCAAAGGGTGCGTCTGAGCAAAAGACAGGGGGGAATATGGCGTTGTGAGGACGTTTGATGTGGGTTGTGAGACAGACTCGTCACCGAGACTCGGCGGTGGGTATGCCGCCGGGTCTATGGTTTGCGGAGGGGGTGGCCCTGCAGCTCCAATCCCGGAGATCATATCACCAAGGGTCTCAGTTGCCAGCTGGCGAACTGGTATGATATCTGCGTCCAGTTCCACGTTTACATGCGCGATAACGTTGGAAAGTATTGTAGGGCATGCCCTCCAGAGCTCCCTGAGCAGCTGGTGAGCTTTCCTGAGCTCCTTCAGGTCGGATTCTGTAGGCCCACTGGTCATATGCTCATCTTCGGAATCGTCACCTCCTCTTTGCCTGCTGCCTCCAACGTTGGTGACATCCATGACGACGTCGCTGAAGTACTGTGTCACAAATCGGGCCATCTTGTCAGGACAGCTGTTGCACACCTGCTTTGCCATCTGGTATGCTTCCGGTTCAGTTTTCAGCAGGAGAGTTGACTGGCTCTCATCCACGTCACCCTTGTCCCTGGGTCCACCTGGAGCGGCAGCCCTCAAGAACTGTGCCATGATTACATCCACCACTTTGCCGGGCAAGCTTGCGCTCTCGTCAATCACggtgaccaaaagctcgacCATGTGCAGCTCGACGTCCTTGGATATACGTTCGCCGGATCCTGACTTTGGCCCAGACACCGCATCGAAGAAACAGGAAAAGAGGTGGAGAAGCAGCCCCTCGTTGTTGTCGATGTCGTTGAGCAGCACGATGCTCTGAACCTCGGCTAGGGAGCTGAGAACATATTTGTGCTGGGTGTGGTATGTGTTACTGGGATCCTGGAGGGCGGGTAGGGTATGCATTATGAAGAGACTAAAGACGTCCTATATCGGCGGGCGTCAGTTGAGCGCGCGTGTGATGTAATCATGAGGCGCGTTTGCGACAAGCTATGTGCGCGGTTACTAACCTTGAGCTGTGAGGGCGTGAACGGCGCATTGGGAGCGCAAATGCGCAGTATGTCGACAAGGCAGCATGCAACGAATGCCTTGACTCCCTTATCCTTGTGAGTGAGAAGGTTGTGGGACACGAGCTCCTTGGCAACTTTGGTCAACGAATTCTTGTCGGTCAAGTCCTGGTCCAGCTCGctgagctctttggaaagcGCATCCAGACGCCGATGTAGCTCGCCAGTTGATATTGGCTTGCCAGCTCTCCATGTCAGGGTCTGGTCGAACTGGAGTGTCgcgagctcctcctccgGGTCGTCTCCATCATCTTCATCCTCTTGCTCATTTTGTGGTTgttcctcctcttcctcctggaCTTCCTGTTCCTCCTCGTGCTCCTCCTCCACGACAGCAGCCTTGGCCGCTGCCGCGGCTGCCGCACGGCTCCGGCGCGTCGGCGCCATGGGTGCTGTGTTTAGAATTGGGCGTTGCGCGGGGCTATGTAGGCAGTGGACGTGGCGGCAAGAAACGCGCCCGAGGAGGGACGGGGACCTGGTGGGTGTTGAAACGGATTGTGTGGCGATGATTGTTTACAAAAGTGCAGCAAAATCAATGGCAATATTGTCAGTGCGCGCACACATGAATGATATCAAGCGAGAAAAtacatagaaaaaaaaagaggcgtAAACGCGTTGAGGGGCGGTCACAGTGCCAGATTTCGTCACGGCGCAAGGACGTGACCTTCAATTATTTTGACGATGGTCAGCACACGCGCGACACGGCGACAACTCAAACTCGACATGCATTGCCATGGCTTGCTCCCGCTATTTACAGCCAAAAAGTGCAGGCGGGCCGGCGGGTGGACCAAGAAGCCCCAGTCATCTATCCATTACGCCTATAAATCGCAGCCATTGGATGATTTGGCTCCAAACGGCCCCGCTGGCCTCCACCTGTGCCTGGTAATATCCATGTTGCTCGGGTGGAGTGGATATTTCTGGGTGTAATTGTGGTCTGTGCTCAAGCTCACGTCTCATTTACTCCAACTGGTGTCAAGCTCAGTTGCAAGTGTTTCTTACTGTTGGTTCGTTCTTGGTGAACATAGAAATCATTGTTGACAACCATCAGACCCCGTCGGGATTTCATGTTCATCCTTTCATCTTTTACCGCAGGCGCACTTTCTGTTGGCCAGAAGCAGATTTAAAAAGATGTTCCTACGGCTATCGACAAGCACAATGCATGATCATCTCAGCACCACAACAAATTATGAAGCCCAGATACGCCAGGTGAACGACCGGGCAAAGAaaagagggagagagagaatTTCGATAATTTGATGCCGTCAAGGTCTTTGTCGTGCCAACATTGAGCTGTGTACATGTTTGCTCGCAGGATCGTGCCACAATTTAGGGCTGATTTGCAATTTTTGTTAACACATTTACCAGTCATCTAGATCGATACCAAAATGGCTAGTCTCCCATGGGCCTCTTTCACAAGTAAAGTTGGCGGGCTTTAGTGACGATGACAAACAACGTGCTTGCTTCGGACTGACAACATTCACCCAAGGAGGTGCTAGATCTAATCTTGTTATATACACCCAAGGTGTGAGAGGGGATGGGATATACTCATAGCCTCATGCGAGAAAATGGTCGTAAGTTGTCAAGTGGGCGAATCATCTCTTGCATTGTTTCTTGTCATAATTCAGTGAGGCGTCATATGCGGCGGCCGTACAACTACCACCCGACTCTACTTCGTCTGATCCAAAAGGCATGATATGATACGAAAGACGGCTACTACGATGAAATACTCTGGTGCATATGTAAACGCTTCCATTCTTGGTCTTCACTAGATGTAGGTGATGCAATGCTTCAATAAGGGGTTGGTCATTATACGTGGGCGTGTGCAAGGAGGTCGTCGATGCTGGATGATACAAGAATGCGCAAATATCCGGGACAGCGAGGCATGccctaaaaaaagaaaaaggggggtGGGAGGGGGCATCCGAGTACTTCTGTGTCCAAGAGTATGCAGAGGGCAGTTGCCAAGGTTGCTTCCCTTTTCAGACTCTGGGGAACTATGGGTTGCAACTAGATATCGTCTTATAGCTGAATGTGGCCAACGGTTGCCATGACGTGATTCAGGGGCTACCAGATGTGCCGGGACACCTCGCTTTCAGATTCTTCTCACTTCGTTCTCAGCCTGAGCTCACCTTTCTGGAGCAACTGGGCTGTTTGCTTTCCAAGCTTGCTGATCAAGCCTGTGCAAATTTTCTACAATCAGCCAGTCTGATTCCTCTTCGACGCCCCAATATTTATGTCCTCCTCCCCAAACCCTCCTTCTATTCTGCTAACAAACACCGACACAAGTTGCTATTTCATCCCACTTCAACTACCACTTTCCGATATCAGATTCAGTACCTTGAAAAGTTAGCCAACTCGTAAGTAGCTGCATCGTTACCGGGTTGTTTTTCTTCCACTGCCCTCCTTCCCCCTCTCCCACAGAAAACACCATCTCGCTACTCGTACCGAAACACCACCTTCACGTTGCACCTGTTACATCTTTCCGTTCATCTCGCGAACAGCCGCATGGCATCACTCGACCAGACCGACCTTTAATTTCAAACCTTCAGGTACGGTACACCAAAGAGATAACCGCTGTACAACGCAGCCGGCAGTCTGTGctgttttttcttgttcttgttttcttttaccGTTTCTTGACGAGAGGTAGCACAGGGCGGACTCTCAAGTCTTCACTCATCATCTCCCTTCTTTCCCTCTCCTAGGCGGCTTTTTCATCAATCAGAAAATCAGCTCTTATGCTGGTCTTCTCTACGGAAAACGCTCGCTTTTGACGCTCACTCTCTTTCACTCTTTTGCCAAGAGCCAAACTCGTTTTTTTTAAGTTCTATCTAACGTATCTGCGTATAAATTAAGTAGCCATTCGTTTCATCAGCAAACCAATTCGACAAACAATGGCTTCGCCCATCGACAACAGCCAGCCGCTGATGGTGGCCAAGTGTGATGATGAGCACGACCTTCCTGGTCCTGCTACCACCACAGGCAAGAAGGGTCCCGTTATCACGCTTAGACGTGTTCTAGCGGCCTTGATCATCCTCTTTTGCCTCCTGGGTACCGCTGGTGTGATTGTGCTTGGCGTCAAGATTGCTCAAGGTAGGTTTCTTCTTCGACTCCATTCCCCAGAACTGATAAAAGATATCAACATGTTAGCGTTGTGGTTCTGACGTCTTGAAAATAAGCAGGCGAGAAGAAGTACGACACTCTGTATGAGGAGTTTACCAGCCTGTCCCAGAAATACGACATCCTCTCGCGCGCCGACCATGCTCAGGGCCACCTCCTTGCTGCACGTGGCATCTTGAATGAGGATACTGCTCACACCGATGATGGTAAGACCTTTAATCTGGACCTTTAATCCTGCTAGCCTTGGTGGCGCTTCTTCAAGCCAGATAACTAACATGAAGTCAGGCGTAGTCGTAGTTGCCTCTAAAAACATCATCTCGTAAGTACTTTCAACCCTCTCAGCGGGGCATCACCTCCGGCGGAAAGTGCGCCGTCATGCTAATACATGTCGGCCCTCAGCGACATGGCTACGGTGGGAACCACCATCATGGTCACCGTCACCCAGACCGAAGCTGCTCTTGTGAGCCCTACCTCGGCTGATACGACTATCTATGATGAAACCACCACTGTTGTGATCACTGTTCCGACCCTGACAGTCACCGACATCACCACCACTGCCACTGTCACTACGACTGTCTTTGCTTCATCTCAGCCTCTCGTTTCGTACACCAACCCCTTCGCGACCTCGGCCGTAGCTCCCATTTCGGCATCGGCCTCTGATGTTGGCAGCTGCGATCTTGTCACCGTTACTGTCTACCTCCCCTGGTCCATCGGATCGGAGACTTCCGTCTTCGGTGCCCCCACCGAGATCACCTATGAGGTGCCTACTCCCACAGTTGTTGAGAGTCCGAGCCTGGTTGTTATCCCCACAATCGTTACCCCTGGCGAGATCGCCTCTGAGATGCCCACTTCCACAACCACGGAGGTCCCAACTACGACCCCGGTCCGAGAGATCAGTGGCGTGCTGCCAATCTCTGGCAGCCTTGCATCCATGACCGATGCATGCAGCACCAAGACTgagaccaccaccaccacagccTCCGCCGACCGCGGCCTCGAGACCAGCTCCGCCCTTGCGCTCATTAGCAACATCCTCTCGACCGTATCAGGCACCACCACTTGGACCTCATACTCGACCGTCGTCGTGACAGTTTCCAAACCCGCAGTCACTGGTGCCCAAGGGAtgcctctgccgccgccgctggtcaCCGCCAGCAGCATCGGCAGCATCGGCAGCATCACCTCGCTCGTTCTCGATGCAAGCTCTGTGGGCGTTCCAATGTTCCGCAacatcaccaccacgaccGTCAAGGGCACCGCACGCAGCTTCTACAACTCGCCGCACCCGGCCCAGTCGACCTATGTGACTAGCGGGGGCGTCAAGCAAGCTCGTGCTGGCCTCAGCGGCAATGGTAACGCCAGATCCGGTACTATTCACTACTGTGTTGTCATGCTCGTCGGCTTCCTCGTGATCATTGCTTGAGGCTTCTGGTCACCTGACCCCTTCCTGCTGTGACCCCTCATAACTCTCGGATGCTAGGATTCTACAAGATTTCCTATAGCGTTGCCTGAGCTTTTGTTACCGAGgaaacgcaaaaaaaaaaaaagggtttagcAACTGGTAAAAGCTCTCTCTTTTGTACTCATCACGGCGGCTTTATTCAGAGCAgtctttttactttttcctcttttctgGGCGCtgggtctttttttccatGTTCGGAGAGAAAACAAAGCAGGAAGCAAGTTGAaagttcaagagccatggcgTTCATAATACCACGACTTGGGCAAAGACCAATAACCTGTTTTATTTGGCGATAAAATCCCATTGGTAGCTTTTCATACctgcaagctgcaattgTTTCACCTTTTGATCAAAACCAATTCTCAAAATGTATTATTAGTACCTTGATATCTTCTCATGTTGCCACGACCTGCCTGCTTTCGGGTTTGACACAGTAGGGCACAGagttgaagaagaggtttACTGGGTTTCGGGAATTTCAAATACAGTAACTTAATGGGACGGGGAAAACGAAGCATTTTACTCATAATACAAAACGAGGAAAAACCTCATATTTCCCCATAAACTAGTCTCATACCGCATGAATTTGTCTCGCATTGACCATCATACAGTTAGCCAACTGCACGAGTCTAGACTGAACACACGTGCCTGCACTCAGATCGACTCATAAGAGCTTAAGAGCCGAAGTGGCGGAAGTGATCATTGTCTCGAAaggatgaagaaaaaaatcagaTCGCTTATAAAAAGAGGAGGCTAAGTAAGGGTAATATTCAACATCAGGTGCGCGGAATTCCTCCCACGTCGTCAGGGTGAAGCCAAGTGAGTAGAATAAGCCAGAAAACCCAGTATAGCCTTGAAGCTTACACTTAAacttgctgccgctgccgccgccgccgaaaaaaaaaaaaaaaaaaacgacaaaGTCACGCTGGGTCCTTCCACAGgcccgccatggccctcTACCTCGCCCTCTGCTTCCAGCTATCTCTGATCCCCTTGGATGCGTCGATCAGCTCCTTTTCGGACACGCCGTCCCGGATGCTTTCCATAACGTTGCCCATGACCTTGATAAAGTTGCCGTTCTCCTTGTCGTCGCGGAACCGGTGCAGCCGCCACCGCTTTTGCTCGTCCTGGCCGCACTCGACAACTCGGCCGTGCAGCGGCTCGTTGAGCTTTTTCAAAGCCTCCCACTCCTCCTGGGTCAGGTAGAGGTCGCCAAAGTGCGTCTCTGGATTGCCCTTACCAGTCCAGGCGAGCAGCTGGGCCGTAGGTATGCTGTCGTAGTCCTCGTAGGGTTCCGCGTCGGGTCCGTCGACCTCTGGATCCGGCTCTACCCGAGGAAAGGTGAGCGCCAGCTTGAAATCGATGGTGTTCTCCTCTGGCGGCTTCCACTTCACTATGTGATCGTCCGTACCGAAAACGTAGCTACTGTTCCGGCACGTAAAGATGAGACCGTCGTTGCCGTGTCGCAGTTTCGGCAGTACTTGACGGAACATCATCTCCAGGCCGTAGCTGACCTGCATGTCCTTCAGTTCGACCCGGAACGCTTGGAACTGCTGCTCGTCGGGGTATTCGCGAAACAGCTCCTTGTACGGCTTGAAGACTCGTTCCTTAAAGTAGCCGAGCCTCTTGTCAAGCGTACGTTCAACTAGACTCATCCCGTCAATGACGAGACAGTCaaagaccaaaaaaacaGGCTCCTTGCGTCCACCGCCAACGTCGTCAAGGACAAGTTCGCCATCCACAATCGTGTCCTTGTGAAACTTTGCCTTGTCCTCCTCGGGCGGCGGGAGTGGGAAGTGCAGTCGGGTCTCGTTGATGTGAAAGTATTCGTTCTTGCGGTTGATTAGGTACTGGCACTCGCCGCCGTGGTCGTCTTCTGTCAACCACAGGAGGTAGCGCACGCCATCTGATTTCTCGCAGACATAGTAGCTGTCCGATGTTAGCAGCCAGGCCAGATGATGTGAGTCAGGATGACAAGTGCGTCCGTCTAGtgcacaagaaaacaaagagacACCCAGTAGCTAATTCATGTACTTACTCTTCCCTCCTCAACTCCTCGATGTGTCGGCGCAGGAAGCTAACTGGTTGTGCGCCGGGAAACCCAGACTTTGGAAAGTTCAACAAGGTCTGAAGGTTTTTGCGGAGCTCCCATATTGAGCGGCTGTCGTTTCTCACATGTGCATGTTCTCCATAGTAGCGGGTTGGCTTGTCGACGTTCTGGCCAGGGTTATTTATATCGCTGATCCGGTACAGTCCGGGCGGGTTCTGAGGTTGCTGCTCCATGGCGCGGTCCCTCGCAAAGAGACACGGCCTAGGCCTTGATGGGCGACCTCAGTATCTGCCGGCGATGATTGCGCTGGCCAGTATCGGCACGGGGGGGAAGGGTCGGAGAGAGCCACCGAATGTGGGATATATTGAAATCGAGTGAATCGCTTGGATTATAGGCTGAATGCGCAACGGCGATTGCGTCGTTGCCTTCTAAGTATACAGGATCGTGCTGATGCTCTTCTAGGAAGTCTGGGGAAGCCCTAGGTGACAGATGATATGGAGGATTGAAGAAGCTTGGTGGTCGACTTTAGAAGTGTCGATGAATGTTGCGGTAAGTTATGCGATGCTAGAGTTATTTCACTTCACTGGCACGCGATCGCGACCGCGACCCAGGGATGAACCAGCTGGTTGCGCTTGCATTATCTTATCGTACCTAACCTAAAACCAAGTTATACAGGCATGCATTGGTCCCACGTGGATCACAGTATATTGAGCCAGCCAAATCCAGCATCCCTACTGTAGGAATGTGGGAAGGGTTGGCGCGGAATTGTGAATCTTAATCCAATGAAGTAGCCTGTAGCTGTCTTTTGGTAACAACCTAACCTACCTTGCTGCAGTGCGCAATACTCTGATGGAAATTAATATAAAGTTGTATAATCTAGAAACCTCACCACATAGAAATGGCCCAACACGCCGTTACCGTACTTCTCAGATAATACAGGGTTGATGTGATTGGTCCTTAACATGAAGCTTCACTCGTGGTTCCCCACCAGGGAGAGTCACCAAGCAGAATTGGAAAGACGAAATGCGAAGCCTGGCATGGCGGACATGAACAAAGCGATATTAAAAATTATGGAAGTATCGCAATCTTGATCCCGTCCAATAGAAAATACAAATCTTCTCGTTCCAAACACCCCACCCACGCACGCTCTCACGTAGCGGCGGTACTTTTTACTTCTCAAGACTCGTCGATCTTGTTGATCTCAACCTTAGCCTCCTCCCACGTctccttgttcttctttgcCCATTCAATCTGTGACTTGGCATATGCCAGCTGTGAGGTTAGGGGAAACAGAGTTAGTAAACCCAAACTGCAAAACAACGTCCTTCAACCAGGGTTTCTGCAAGTTATTGAACTCACCATATAACGTTTCAAGTCATCCTCCTTCTCCCGCTGGAACCTCTTCATATCCTTGAGGACACTCGCGCTTGCTTCCACGACATCCTTCGCTACGGCAACCTGTGCCTGCTCCAAATGGCTAATGGATTCGCGTGTTTTGCCAATGGTATCGCGCCTCGTGCGTTCCGGGTCATGATCTACAACCCCTTGGACAGCATGCCTGATTGGGCCAAAGATCTTGTTGGTGATGGAGTTGCCACTTGCGGCCTTCTTATGACCGGGgctgccgccaccaccaccacctcgctCTGGCGCTCCAATCTTAGCAGATGGCGCCGATGCAAGATCACCGTGGGTAGGTGGGAAGTCCGAATCAATCGAAGCGGTATCCTCCTGGCTACCATCACGTCTATGCTGCTGATATGAGGCTTGTGATGTGGAGGCGTCTCGAGCGCTAGCCGATCTCCTTGGAGGTTGGATCGTCTGGCTGCCGCTAAGATATTGATCGATTCGACGAGCTTCCGCCTCGCTGCGCTCGAGTTGGTCAAGAAGAGCCCTCTTTTTGTTGAGCTCCTCGTTCGTCATCTCTTGCTGCACGCGCTTCAAGACCCTGTACCTGAGAACGCTCCGAACCACGCCTGCAAACTGAGCATTTTCCCGCATGGGCTCGGCGAAACTAGCGCCCAGTGAACTAGACAGCTCCTCTGTTGCGATGTAGGACGAGTCAAACGCTTGTCCAACCCGTTCAATAGCTGGCCCAAGTGACGGCGCCTGTTCCGACAGGGCAAAAGCATTGTACCTGGCCCCCAGTTCCGAAAGATCTGCCGCCAGTGATGACAAGTGATTGAGGGTTCTCCTATTGACCTTTTCCATAGGCCCGGCAAGAAGCTGCTCCAGTTCCTTTATCGAGGCCTCAAAGGAGTTGAAGTAAGGGTCCAGCTCTTGTTCGCTCAAGTTGCTTGTATCGGACGGGAGACGAGGCTGCCCGGCCGATGCGTTTGCAATATGGTCTGACTGTACGCCGTTGGAGCCAATTCTAAGCTTGGCCGAGCTTGATGGAATGGGAAGATAACTATGGGCAGGGGTGGGATTCGCAGTATCCAGAGGCGGTGCCTTCAACACAGATTTAGGAATGGATGCCACCGGATGCGAGTGGAGGACCTCGCTCTGTCGCAAGACATCGTCAGCTAACCTGCACGAAACGCACTCATTTCGGGTAAAAGGCAAGAGGCGTGTGTATCGATCGATGGTTGCTTACCCAGCTAGCGTTCGGATCTAGAAACCTCCACCATACCCCGTCCTTTCGGATGTCCTCCATTCGTCGGCATCGATTGAGAAATACGGCTAGCATGCGTTTCCTCAGATCAATAATCTGCTGATCCTGCTTGGCGTTGGTGGGGTTGGCCGCGTAGTCGGCCATGGTGTGCTTTTCGGGTATGGGTGGGATGATGAGGGTCGGGTGTAGGCGTGTGAGGGCATCTCGGAGTGAAGCAAACTCGGAGTATCGCCTCCGTACCTCAAGGTCCTGCCAAAGTAAGGTCAATCATACTTGTCTGTGGCGAGCGTGGGGGAGGTCTCAACATACTCCAGTCCTGATTGTGTAGACGATGTATCTGCCACCGCTCTCTAGACTCTTGCCGGCATCGGTGATGAGGAT from Pyricularia oryzae 70-15 chromosome 4, whole genome shotgun sequence includes these protein-coding regions:
- a CDS encoding sorting nexin-41 — protein: MWNDEDNNPYGNNFDRRDSFTSSSVNPVSPTRDYPRYDQPQTPSSTGDEAPPPRAYGAPASDDTESDRESAAGHGELVPRRKPGGYDSRIEQILYEHPELPILITDAGKSLESGGRYIVYTIRTGDLEVRRRYSEFASLRDALTRLHPTLIIPPIPEKHTMADYAANPTNAKQDQQIIDLRKRMLAVFLNRCRRMEDIRKDGVWWRFLDPNASWSEVLHSHPVASIPKSVLKAPPLDTANPTPAHSYLPIPSSSAKLRIGSNGVQSDHIANASAGQPRLPSDTSNLSEQELDPYFNSFEASIKELEQLLAGPMEKVNRRTLNHLSSLAADLSELGARYNAFALSEQAPSLGPAIERVGQAFDSSYIATEELSSSLGASFAEPMRENAQFAGVVRSVLRYRVLKRVQQEMTNEELNKKRALLDQLERSEAEARRIDQYLSGSQTIQPPRRSASARDASTSQASYQQHRRDGSQEDTASIDSDFPPTHGDLASAPSAKIGAPERGGGGGGSPGHKKAASGNSITNKIFGPIRHAVQGVVDHDPERTRRDTIGKTRESISHLEQAQVAVAKDVVEASASVLKDMKRFQREKEDDLKRYMLAYAKSQIEWAKKNKETWEEAKVEINKIDES
- a CDS encoding mRNA-capping enzyme subunit alpha — translated: MEQQPQNPPGLYRISDINNPGQNVDKPTRYYGEHAHVRNDSRSIWELRKNLQTLLNFPKSGFPGAQPVSFLRRHIEELRREDYYVCEKSDGVRYLLWLTEDDHGGECQYLINRKNEYFHINETRLHFPLPPPEEDKAKFHKDTIVDGELVLDDVGGGRKEPVFLVFDCLVIDGMSLVERTLDKRLGYFKERVFKPYKELFREYPDEQQFQAFRVELKDMQVSYGLEMMFRQVLPKLRHGNDGLIFTCRNSSYVFGTDDHIVKWKPPEENTIDFKLALTFPRVEPDPEVDGPDAEPYEDYDSIPTAQLLAWTGKGNPETHFGDLYLTQEEWEALKKLNEPLHGRVVECGQDEQKRWRLHRFRDDKENGNFIKVMGNVMESIRDGVSEKELIDASKGIRDSWKQRAR